The Xanthomonas indica genome has a segment encoding these proteins:
- a CDS encoding 3-deoxy-7-phosphoheptulonate synthase has product MAPHTDDLRIRKIEPLTPPSQLQALLPCDEEASQTVTAARAALHEILHGRDDRLAVVIGPCSIHDPVAAMEYAQRLRPLRETYGDALEIVMRVYFEKPRTTVGWKGLINDPNLDGSFDINKGLRLARGLLRDINRLGLPAGVEFLDIISPQYIADLVAWGAIGARTTESQVHREMASGLSCPVGFKNGTSGDVKIAVDAVGAASHPHHFLAVTKDGQTAVAATAGNPDCHVILRGGTQPNYDADSVAAAAQVLEKAGLPARLMVDASHANSGKNPDNQPKVIEDIARQLEAGQTRIVGAMVESHLRGGRQDLVAGQPLVYGQSITDGCIDWDSSVQVLERLAQAVRARRQARVAQAA; this is encoded by the coding sequence ATGGCCCCCCACACCGACGATCTGCGCATCCGCAAGATCGAACCGCTGACCCCGCCCTCCCAACTGCAGGCGCTGCTGCCCTGCGACGAAGAGGCCTCGCAGACCGTCACTGCCGCGCGCGCGGCGCTGCACGAAATCCTGCACGGCCGCGACGACCGCCTGGCGGTGGTGATCGGCCCCTGCTCGATCCACGACCCGGTCGCGGCGATGGAATACGCGCAGCGCCTGCGCCCGCTGCGCGAGACCTACGGCGACGCGCTGGAGATCGTGATGCGGGTGTACTTCGAGAAGCCGCGCACCACGGTGGGCTGGAAGGGCCTGATCAACGATCCCAACCTCGATGGCAGCTTCGACATCAACAAGGGCCTGCGCCTGGCCCGCGGCCTGCTGCGCGACATCAACCGCCTCGGCCTGCCGGCCGGCGTGGAGTTCCTCGACATCATCTCGCCGCAGTACATCGCCGACCTGGTGGCCTGGGGCGCGATCGGCGCGCGCACCACCGAGAGCCAGGTGCACCGCGAGATGGCCTCGGGCCTGTCGTGCCCGGTGGGCTTCAAGAACGGCACCAGCGGCGACGTCAAGATCGCGGTCGACGCGGTCGGCGCGGCCTCGCACCCGCACCATTTCCTGGCGGTGACCAAGGACGGGCAGACCGCAGTCGCAGCGACCGCCGGCAATCCCGACTGCCACGTGATCCTGCGCGGCGGCACCCAGCCCAACTACGACGCCGACAGCGTGGCCGCGGCGGCGCAGGTGCTGGAGAAGGCCGGCCTGCCGGCGCGGCTGATGGTCGACGCCAGCCACGCCAACAGCGGCAAGAACCCGGACAACCAACCCAAGGTGATCGAGGACATCGCCCGCCAGCTCGAGGCCGGGCAGACCCGCATCGTCGGCGCGATGGTGGAGAGCCACCTGCGCGGCGGCCGCCAGGACCTGGTGGCCGGCCAGCCGCTGGTCTACGGCCAGAGCATCACCGACGGCTGCATCGACTGGGACAGCTCGGTGCAGGTGCTGGAGCGGCTGGCGCAGGCGGTGCGCGCGCGGCGCCAGGCGCGCGTGGCGCAGGCGGCGTGA
- a CDS encoding co-chaperone GroES — MSIKPLHDRVVVKPIEADEISAGGIVIPDSAKEKSTKGEVVAVGAGKPLDNGSVRAPALKVGDKVIYGQYAGSSYKAEGVEYKVLREDDVLAIVG; from the coding sequence ATGAGCATCAAGCCGCTTCACGACCGCGTCGTAGTCAAGCCGATCGAAGCCGACGAAATCTCCGCCGGCGGCATCGTGATCCCGGATTCGGCCAAGGAAAAGTCCACCAAGGGCGAAGTCGTGGCCGTCGGCGCCGGCAAGCCGCTGGACAACGGCAGCGTGCGCGCCCCGGCGCTCAAGGTCGGCGACAAGGTCATCTACGGCCAGTACGCCGGTTCCAGCTACAAGGCCGAAGGCGTCGAGTACAAGGTGCTGCGCGAAGACGACGTGCTGGCGATCGTCGGCTAA
- a CDS encoding TonB-dependent receptor produces MRRRGHRMPLRSSTTLAFGIVLALYGAAEARAQDADTAAPKAAATDLGQVVVTGSRIKRSEVEGAEPVLTISAQQIQQEGFLTVYDVLSTLNQQGSVEADTKYGSHTPNASPVSLRDLGPGRTLLLVNGHRVADYPQPYAGESNFANYANIPSAAVERIEILTGGASAIYGSDAVAGVINVILKQGYEGNQVRLRGGTATAGGRDVVDLSWVGGRSGGKWNLTYALQWTRRDPLSVGERPKMDDQDDESYSNWTAQARKYGFNPFTGLSLVDAGDNTRLAPPSGTCARFGGQFIDAQRLSYDYNSDTVRNLGGYCGMAHDYADWLAASGGDSGSAYLYGTFDFDNGVQAWSTLSTTKSLGYWTYDPPYVYLGPFHDTGSDRDLYAIRQLTRFESGGWKNLANTTKELSWDLSAGLKGRLADRFDWEVAVGRARYTVDEYVRTVDTQKATAYFLGPQLGSTADGTPIYDLNEERWYQPLTGAQYDDLAVKAHNRADSWVNQASANITGELLQGWAGPIKFAAVGEVAKQGYRLAPDPCANTCYPLDVVDYGGGERLRYSGGIEFDVPLLSKLNASLAARHDRYGDYRAYGSDLGAAIGTQRDTTWSAGLEWRPLSTLLLRGSVATSFRAPDMHYVLGEPSSTQQTVIDQYRCIQKGYYLTGGCSAENSDVFYLMQVNRRGTPDLESEHGRSVTAGFVWDIAEGLSLTADYYRIRLQDMIKDLNRDEVLSAEAGCRTGLTTAGGVWVNPGGAEYCARILSRVARDAAGRVTGIEQGPINIAQMHVSGVDASLKYRLNTARWGNFSFALDYNNLIGYHEQTYRTDDDKNLRDQKIRSKLRGSVHWENGGPLDLTVYAKRFGSTQAVNWGTCTRFDDGYQPSPSDACRVTDSGNRHFGESTTRYFGRVGPALYWNLTAGYRIAPKMKVNLYINNVLNTVGYDNKERYYGYQFYNTTLYDAIGREVAAEYVLDF; encoded by the coding sequence ATCCGCCGCCGGGGACATCGCATGCCACTTCGCTCATCCACCACGCTTGCGTTCGGCATCGTGCTGGCGCTGTACGGCGCCGCCGAGGCGCGCGCGCAGGACGCCGACACCGCCGCGCCCAAGGCCGCCGCTACCGACCTGGGCCAGGTCGTGGTGACCGGCTCGCGGATCAAGCGCTCGGAAGTGGAGGGCGCCGAGCCGGTGTTGACGATCAGCGCGCAGCAGATCCAGCAGGAAGGTTTCCTCACCGTCTACGACGTGCTCAGCACGCTCAACCAGCAGGGCAGCGTCGAGGCCGACACCAAGTACGGCTCGCACACGCCCAACGCTTCGCCGGTGAGCCTGCGCGACCTCGGCCCCGGGCGCACGCTGCTGCTGGTCAACGGCCACCGCGTCGCCGACTACCCGCAGCCCTACGCCGGCGAGAGCAACTTCGCCAACTACGCCAACATTCCCTCCGCCGCGGTGGAGCGCATCGAGATCCTCACCGGCGGCGCCTCGGCGATCTACGGCTCGGACGCGGTCGCCGGCGTCATCAACGTGATCCTCAAGCAGGGCTACGAAGGCAACCAGGTGCGCCTGCGCGGCGGCACCGCCACCGCCGGCGGGCGCGACGTGGTCGACCTGTCCTGGGTCGGCGGCCGCAGCGGCGGCAAGTGGAACCTGACCTACGCGCTGCAGTGGACCCGGCGCGATCCGCTCTCGGTCGGCGAGCGGCCGAAGATGGACGACCAGGACGACGAGTCCTACAGCAACTGGACCGCGCAGGCGCGCAAGTACGGCTTCAATCCGTTCACCGGCCTGAGCCTGGTCGACGCCGGCGACAACACGCGCCTGGCGCCGCCCAGCGGTACCTGCGCACGCTTCGGCGGCCAGTTCATCGACGCGCAGCGGCTGAGCTACGACTACAACAGCGACACCGTGCGCAACCTCGGCGGCTACTGCGGCATGGCCCACGACTACGCCGACTGGCTGGCCGCCAGCGGCGGCGACAGCGGCTCGGCCTATCTGTACGGCACCTTCGACTTCGACAACGGCGTGCAGGCCTGGAGCACGCTGTCCACGACCAAGAGCCTCGGCTACTGGACCTACGATCCGCCCTACGTCTATCTCGGCCCGTTCCACGACACCGGCAGCGACCGCGACCTGTATGCGATCCGCCAGCTGACCCGCTTCGAGTCCGGCGGCTGGAAGAACCTGGCCAACACCACCAAGGAACTGTCCTGGGACCTGAGCGCCGGCCTCAAGGGCCGCCTTGCCGATCGCTTCGACTGGGAAGTGGCGGTGGGCCGCGCGCGCTACACCGTCGACGAATACGTGCGTACCGTGGACACGCAGAAGGCCACCGCCTACTTCCTCGGCCCGCAGCTGGGCAGCACCGCCGACGGCACGCCGATCTACGATCTCAACGAGGAACGTTGGTACCAGCCGCTGACCGGCGCGCAGTACGACGACCTGGCGGTGAAGGCACACAACCGCGCCGATTCCTGGGTCAACCAGGCCAGCGCCAACATCACCGGCGAGCTGCTGCAGGGCTGGGCCGGGCCGATCAAGTTCGCCGCCGTCGGCGAAGTGGCCAAGCAGGGCTACCGGCTGGCGCCGGACCCGTGCGCCAACACCTGCTATCCGCTGGACGTGGTCGACTACGGCGGCGGCGAGCGCCTGCGCTATTCCGGCGGCATCGAGTTCGACGTGCCGCTGCTGTCCAAGCTCAACGCCAGCCTGGCCGCGCGCCACGACCGCTACGGCGACTACCGCGCCTACGGCAGCGACCTGGGCGCGGCGATCGGCACCCAGCGCGACACCACTTGGAGCGCCGGCCTGGAGTGGCGGCCGCTGAGCACGCTGCTGCTGCGCGGCAGTGTCGCCACCAGCTTCCGCGCCCCGGACATGCACTACGTGCTCGGCGAACCCAGCTCCACCCAGCAGACCGTGATCGACCAGTACCGCTGCATCCAGAAGGGCTACTACCTCACCGGCGGCTGCAGCGCCGAGAACAGCGACGTGTTCTACCTGATGCAGGTCAACCGCCGCGGCACGCCCGACCTGGAATCGGAGCACGGCCGCTCGGTCACCGCCGGCTTCGTCTGGGACATCGCCGAGGGCCTGTCGTTGACCGCGGATTACTACCGGATCCGGCTGCAGGACATGATCAAGGACCTCAACCGCGACGAGGTGCTCAGCGCCGAAGCCGGCTGCCGCACCGGCCTGACCACCGCCGGCGGCGTGTGGGTCAATCCCGGTGGCGCCGAGTACTGCGCGCGCATCCTCTCGCGCGTCGCGCGCGATGCCGCCGGCCGCGTCACCGGCATCGAGCAGGGGCCGATCAACATCGCGCAGATGCACGTGTCCGGCGTCGACGCCTCGCTGAAGTACCGCCTCAACACCGCGCGCTGGGGCAACTTCAGTTTCGCCCTGGATTACAACAACCTGATCGGCTACCACGAGCAGACCTACCGCACCGACGACGACAAGAACCTGCGCGACCAGAAGATCCGCAGCAAGCTGCGCGGCAGCGTGCATTGGGAGAACGGCGGCCCGCTGGACCTGACCGTGTACGCCAAGCGCTTCGGCTCCACCCAGGCGGTGAACTGGGGCACCTGCACCCGCTTCGACGACGGCTACCAGCCCAGTCCCTCCGACGCCTGCCGCGTCACCGACAGCGGCAACCGCCACTTCGGCGAGAGCACCACCCGCTATTTCGGCCGCGTCGGCCCGGCGCTGTACTGGAACCTCACCGCCGGCTACCGCATCGCCCCGAAGATGAAGGTCAACCTGTACATCAACAACGTGCTCAATACCGTCGGCTACGACAACAAGGAGCGCTACTACGGCTACCAGTTCTACAACACCACCCTGTACGACGCGATCGGCCGCGAGGTGGCGGCGGAGTATGTGCTGGATTTCTGA
- a CDS encoding protein-disulfide reductase DsbD — MTLLHRLAALCLLAVAAFPALAISEKDLLPVDQAFALSAQAPERGRIALHWDIAKGYYLYRHRIAVKVIGGFKPNPTLQLPAGHKKTDPYFGEVETYRDALNAVQSGIADPGTDRVQVEVRYQGCADAGVCYPPQKRLLEVTLPAATATATAAADPTPAPAALGGLPGSGLGASTGAKPLFGAGAGAVQGLPLPSDQAFHFEAIVGDGNTLLLRFTPAPGYYLYRDRTALALEGAPGIRTGMPRWPKGSSHQDEHFGKVVVYFDQTEVTVPLQRQRADATEATLVATFQGCQTDGICYPPMTRRVKLALPKGSITPADQAEVSPLLVTPLDSRQADANDAAAATAADALPATPDASAHNAARSAAPPPATQNLLWILLLALGGGLLLNLLPCVLPILSLKVLGLAQSGESRGRARSHALWYTLGVLASFAVVGGIAVAARLLWGFQLQRPGFVAVLVYLMFVVGLSLSGVFTLSANLGGVGQSLSTRSGPVGDFFTGVLACVVSSACIGPFMGPALGYALTAPPAMAMLVFLTLGLGLALPFLLIGFVPSLAKRLPKPGAWMETLKQVLAFPMYLSAIWLLWVLGKQRGVDAVALLLIGATLLALGLWWFERARWRGHALGTRMASVLLLLALLPAWGVTRLPPPSASVERNTVAYSPQMLDRLRTDNRVVFVNMTADWCVTCKANERNVFDSDAFRDTIKRVDAVYMKGDWTNEDPRISAFLAEHKAVGVPLYVVYGPGAPPTVLPPVLSQAVVEDALLRAAR; from the coding sequence ATGACCCTGCTGCACCGCCTCGCCGCCCTGTGCCTGCTGGCCGTGGCCGCCTTCCCCGCCCTGGCGATCAGCGAAAAGGACTTGCTGCCGGTGGACCAGGCCTTCGCGCTCAGCGCGCAGGCGCCCGAACGCGGCCGCATCGCACTGCACTGGGACATCGCCAAGGGCTATTACCTGTACCGGCACCGCATCGCGGTCAAGGTGATCGGCGGCTTCAAGCCCAACCCGACCCTGCAGCTGCCGGCCGGCCACAAGAAGACCGACCCGTACTTCGGCGAGGTGGAGACCTACCGCGACGCGCTGAACGCGGTGCAGAGCGGCATCGCCGACCCCGGCACCGACCGCGTACAGGTCGAGGTGCGCTACCAGGGCTGCGCCGATGCAGGCGTGTGCTACCCGCCGCAGAAGCGCCTGCTCGAGGTGACCCTGCCGGCCGCCACCGCCACCGCCACCGCCGCTGCCGATCCCACGCCGGCGCCGGCCGCGCTGGGCGGGCTGCCGGGCAGTGGCCTGGGCGCGAGCACTGGCGCCAAGCCGCTGTTCGGCGCCGGCGCCGGCGCGGTGCAGGGCCTGCCCCTGCCCTCGGACCAGGCCTTCCACTTCGAAGCCATCGTCGGCGACGGCAATACCCTGCTGCTGCGCTTCACCCCGGCGCCCGGCTACTACCTGTACCGCGACCGCACCGCGCTGGCGCTGGAAGGCGCGCCCGGCATCCGCACCGGCATGCCGCGCTGGCCCAAGGGCAGCTCGCACCAGGACGAGCACTTCGGCAAGGTGGTGGTGTACTTCGACCAGACCGAGGTCACCGTGCCGCTGCAGCGCCAGCGCGCCGACGCCACCGAAGCGACCCTGGTGGCGACCTTCCAGGGCTGCCAGACCGACGGCATCTGCTACCCGCCGATGACCCGGCGGGTGAAGCTGGCGCTGCCCAAGGGCAGCATCACCCCGGCCGACCAGGCCGAGGTCAGCCCGCTGCTGGTGACCCCGCTGGACAGCCGCCAGGCCGACGCCAACGACGCGGCCGCCGCCACCGCCGCCGACGCCCTGCCGGCGACGCCGGACGCCTCGGCGCACAACGCCGCGCGCAGCGCCGCACCGCCGCCGGCCACGCAGAACCTGCTGTGGATCCTGCTGCTGGCGCTCGGCGGCGGCCTGCTGCTGAACCTGCTGCCGTGCGTGCTGCCGATCCTGTCGCTGAAGGTGCTGGGCCTGGCGCAGAGCGGCGAGAGCCGCGGCCGCGCCCGCAGCCATGCGCTGTGGTACACGCTGGGTGTGCTCGCCTCCTTCGCCGTGGTCGGCGGCATCGCCGTGGCCGCGCGCCTGCTGTGGGGCTTCCAGCTGCAGCGCCCGGGCTTCGTCGCGGTGCTGGTGTACCTGATGTTCGTGGTCGGGCTGAGCCTGTCGGGCGTGTTCACCCTCAGCGCCAACCTCGGTGGCGTCGGCCAGTCGCTGTCCACGCGCAGCGGCCCGGTCGGCGACTTCTTCACCGGCGTGCTGGCCTGCGTGGTGTCCAGCGCCTGCATCGGCCCGTTCATGGGCCCGGCGCTGGGCTATGCGCTGACCGCGCCGCCGGCGATGGCGATGCTGGTGTTCCTGACCCTGGGCCTGGGCCTGGCGCTGCCGTTCCTGCTGATCGGCTTCGTGCCGTCGCTGGCCAAGCGCCTGCCCAAGCCGGGCGCCTGGATGGAGACGCTCAAGCAGGTGCTGGCGTTCCCGATGTACCTGAGCGCGATCTGGCTGCTGTGGGTGCTGGGCAAGCAGCGCGGCGTGGACGCGGTGGCGCTGCTGCTGATCGGCGCCACCCTGCTGGCGCTGGGCCTGTGGTGGTTCGAGCGCGCGCGCTGGCGCGGGCATGCGCTGGGCACCCGCATGGCCAGCGTGTTGCTGCTGCTGGCGCTGCTGCCGGCCTGGGGCGTGACCCGGCTGCCGCCGCCCAGCGCCAGCGTCGAGCGCAACACCGTGGCCTATTCGCCACAGATGCTCGACCGCCTGCGCACCGACAACCGCGTGGTGTTCGTCAACATGACCGCCGACTGGTGCGTCACCTGCAAGGCCAACGAGCGCAACGTGTTCGACAGCGACGCGTTCCGCGACACCATCAAGCGGGTGGACGCGGTGTACATGAAGGGCGACTGGACCAACGAGGATCCGCGCATCAGCGCCTTCCTCGCCGAGCACAAGGCGGTGGGCGTGCCGCTGTACGTGGTGTACGGCCCCGGCGCGCCGCCGACGGTGCTGCCGCCGGTGCTGAGCCAGGCGGTGGTCGAGGACGCCCTGCTGCGCGCGGCGCGATGA
- a CDS encoding endonuclease, with protein sequence MKPSAVALPLACLLALAGPAQAAVFINELHYDDATAAGDTGEGVEIVATAGESLSGYRVYLYNGSNPSSATAYANSAVPAGNLVSCGGQVRIATVSYASNGIQNGPNDGLALVDGNGKVVQFLSYEGSITGGGGPAAGMTSQNLPVSESNSTPAGTSLQLRGNGSAAADFSWSESATSTFGACNNGQTFAGGSSNAAPTVTATTPTQGATDFPAAGDLAVTFSEAVSLASGAFGLSCQQSGSVALTYPSSGTQFALSTNTALKAGESCTLSIVAARVSDADGAHPAQDRSVAFNVANGSGGGGSGAGTYYSQVNTSSPSQLRCSLHETIKGHTVYPYSSSSGTDTWAILEIADEDPNNSQRVLDAYRNRSYAKGTDRAGSGSGLKYNREHSWPNSLGFGTSTGDKGLPYAPYTDTHMLYLTDATWNADRGNKPYAKCDSNCGERATEANAGFGGGSGRYPGNSNWVRTPDGNSGTFEVWDHRKGDMARAVMYMAIRYEGGVDAKTGQSEPDLELTDDRSKIVKTSSSPAYMGLLSTLIAWSQQDPPDDAERARNEVIYSFQGNRNPFIDHPEWATSSLFTSAKPASCQLVN encoded by the coding sequence ATGAAGCCATCCGCCGTTGCGCTGCCGCTGGCCTGCCTGCTCGCCCTTGCCGGGCCGGCCCAGGCCGCCGTATTCATCAATGAATTGCATTATGACGATGCCACCGCCGCCGGCGACACCGGCGAAGGCGTGGAGATCGTCGCCACCGCCGGGGAGAGCCTGAGCGGCTACCGCGTCTATCTGTACAACGGCAGCAACCCGAGCTCGGCCACCGCCTACGCCAACAGCGCGGTGCCGGCCGGCAACCTGGTCAGCTGCGGCGGGCAGGTGCGCATCGCCACGGTCAGCTATGCCAGCAACGGCATCCAGAACGGGCCCAACGATGGCCTGGCGCTGGTCGACGGCAACGGCAAGGTGGTGCAGTTCCTCAGCTACGAGGGCAGCATCACCGGCGGCGGCGGCCCCGCCGCGGGCATGACCAGCCAGAACCTGCCGGTCAGCGAGAGCAACAGCACCCCGGCCGGCACCTCGCTGCAGCTGCGCGGCAACGGCAGCGCCGCGGCCGATTTCAGCTGGAGCGAGAGCGCCACCAGCACCTTCGGCGCCTGCAACAACGGCCAGACCTTCGCCGGCGGCAGCAGCAATGCCGCGCCGACCGTGACCGCCACCACCCCGACCCAGGGCGCCACCGACTTCCCCGCCGCCGGCGACCTGGCGGTGACCTTCAGCGAGGCGGTGAGCCTGGCCAGCGGCGCGTTCGGCCTGAGTTGCCAGCAGTCCGGCAGCGTGGCGCTGACCTACCCCAGCAGCGGCACCCAGTTCGCCCTGTCCACCAACACCGCACTGAAGGCCGGCGAGAGCTGCACCCTGAGCATCGTCGCCGCACGCGTGAGCGATGCCGACGGCGCGCATCCGGCGCAGGACCGCAGCGTCGCCTTCAACGTCGCCAACGGTTCCGGCGGCGGCGGCAGCGGCGCCGGCACCTACTATTCGCAAGTCAACACCTCCAGCCCCAGCCAGCTGCGCTGCTCGCTGCACGAGACGATCAAGGGCCACACCGTCTACCCGTACAGCAGCAGCTCCGGCACCGATACCTGGGCCATCCTGGAGATCGCCGACGAGGATCCGAACAACAGCCAGCGCGTCCTCGACGCCTACCGCAACCGCAGCTACGCCAAGGGCACCGACCGTGCCGGCAGCGGCAGCGGCCTGAAGTACAACCGCGAGCACAGCTGGCCGAACTCGCTGGGCTTCGGCACCTCCACCGGCGACAAGGGCCTGCCCTACGCGCCGTACACCGACACCCACATGCTGTACCTGACCGACGCCACCTGGAACGCCGACCGCGGCAACAAGCCCTACGCCAAGTGCGACAGCAACTGCGGCGAGCGTGCCACCGAGGCCAACGCCGGCTTCGGCGGCGGCAGCGGCCGCTACCCGGGCAATTCCAACTGGGTGCGCACCCCGGACGGCAACAGCGGCACCTTCGAGGTGTGGGACCACCGCAAGGGCGACATGGCGCGTGCGGTGATGTACATGGCGATCCGCTATGAAGGCGGGGTCGACGCCAAGACCGGGCAGTCCGAGCCGGACCTGGAGCTGACCGACGACCGCAGCAAGATCGTCAAGACCTCGTCCTCGCCGGCCTACATGGGCCTGCTGTCGACCCTGATCGCGTGGAGCCAGCAGGACCCGCCGGACGACGCCGAGCGCGCCCGCAACGAGGTGATCTACAGCTTCCAGGGCAACCGCAACCCGTTCATCGACCACCCCGAGTGGGCGACCTCGTCGCTGTTCACTTCCGCCAAGCCCGCCAGTTGCCAGTTGGTCAACTGA
- the cutA gene encoding divalent-cation tolerance protein CutA has translation MSAPALRLLLSTCPDAASAARVAQALVDERLAACVSRLPGVQSTYRWQGAVEQGEEVLLLIKTAADRLPALRQRLCALHPYEVPELVELEVAGGLLAYLQWVHAETREEP, from the coding sequence ATGTCCGCGCCCGCCCTCCGCTTGCTGCTCAGCACCTGCCCCGATGCGGCCAGCGCCGCGCGGGTCGCCCAGGCGCTGGTCGACGAGCGCCTGGCCGCCTGCGTCAGCCGCCTGCCCGGCGTGCAGTCCACCTACCGCTGGCAAGGCGCGGTGGAACAGGGCGAGGAAGTGCTGCTGCTGATCAAGACCGCCGCCGACCGCCTGCCTGCCCTGCGGCAGCGGCTGTGCGCGTTGCACCCCTACGAGGTCCCCGAACTGGTCGAACTCGAGGTCGCCGGCGGCCTGCTGGCCTACCTGCAGTGGGTGCATGCCGAAACCCGTGAGGAACCGTAA
- a CDS encoding GIY-YIG nuclease family protein encodes MAADSPWFLYLLECRNGSYYAGITPDLQARFQAHLRGTGAKYTRANPPVRLLASRAYPDRAAASRAEYALKQLPRGRKLAFLASPEPTPLQPVAESAAM; translated from the coding sequence ATGGCCGCCGACTCGCCCTGGTTCCTGTACCTGCTCGAATGCCGCAACGGCAGCTACTACGCGGGCATCACCCCGGACCTGCAGGCCCGCTTCCAGGCGCACCTGCGCGGCACCGGCGCCAAGTACACCCGCGCCAACCCGCCGGTGCGCCTGCTGGCCAGCCGTGCCTACCCGGACCGTGCCGCTGCCTCGCGCGCCGAATACGCGCTCAAGCAGCTGCCACGCGGCCGCAAGCTGGCGTTCCTGGCGTCGCCGGAACCCACGCCGCTGCAACCGGTAGCCGAATCCGCAGCGATGTAG
- the groL gene encoding chaperonin GroEL (60 kDa chaperone family; promotes refolding of misfolded polypeptides especially under stressful conditions; forms two stacked rings of heptamers to form a barrel-shaped 14mer; ends can be capped by GroES; misfolded proteins enter the barrel where they are refolded when GroES binds), giving the protein MAAKDIRFGEDARSRMVRGVNILANAVKATLGPKGRNVVLEKSFGAPTITKDGVSVAKEIELADKFENMGAQMVKEVASKTSDNAGDGTTTATVLAQALIREGSKAVAAGMNPMDLKRGIDKAVVAAVAELKKISKPTADDKAIAQVGTISANSDESIGNIIADAMKKVGKEGVITVEEGSGLENELDVVEGMQFDRGYLSPYFINNQQSQQADLDDPFVLLHDKKISNVRDLLPVLEGVAKAGKPLLIVAEEVEGEALATLVVNTIRGIVKVVAVKAPGFGDRRKAMLEDMAVLTGGTVISEEVGLALEKATIKDLGRAKKVQVSKENTTIIDGAGDTSAIESRIKQIKAQIEETSSDYDREKLQERVAKLAGGVAVIKVGASTEIEMKEKKARVEDALHATRAAVEEGVVPGGGVALVRALSAIGELKGANEDQTHGIQIALRAMEAPLREIVTNAGEEPSVILNKVKEGSGNFGYNAANGEFGDMVEFGILDPTKVTRSALQNAASIAGLMITTEAMVAEAPKKEEPAAPGGMGGGMGGMGGMDF; this is encoded by the coding sequence ATGGCTGCCAAAGATATCCGTTTCGGTGAAGACGCCCGTTCGCGCATGGTGCGCGGCGTCAACATCCTCGCCAATGCCGTCAAGGCCACCCTGGGCCCGAAGGGCCGCAACGTCGTGCTCGAGAAGAGCTTCGGCGCCCCGACCATCACCAAGGACGGCGTCTCCGTCGCCAAGGAAATCGAACTGGCCGACAAGTTCGAGAACATGGGCGCGCAGATGGTGAAGGAAGTCGCGTCCAAGACCTCCGACAACGCCGGCGACGGCACCACCACCGCCACCGTGCTGGCGCAGGCGCTGATCCGCGAAGGTTCCAAGGCGGTCGCCGCCGGCATGAACCCGATGGACCTCAAGCGCGGCATCGACAAGGCCGTCGTGGCCGCCGTGGCCGAGCTGAAGAAGATCAGCAAGCCCACCGCCGACGACAAGGCCATCGCCCAGGTCGGCACCATCTCCGCCAACTCCGACGAGTCGATCGGCAACATCATCGCCGACGCGATGAAGAAGGTCGGCAAGGAAGGCGTGATCACGGTCGAGGAAGGCTCGGGCCTGGAGAACGAGCTGGACGTGGTCGAGGGCATGCAGTTCGACCGCGGCTACCTGTCGCCGTACTTCATCAACAACCAGCAGAGCCAGCAGGCCGACCTGGACGACCCGTTCGTGCTGCTGCACGACAAGAAGATCTCCAACGTGCGTGACCTGCTGCCGGTGCTGGAAGGCGTGGCCAAGGCCGGCAAGCCGCTGCTGATCGTCGCCGAGGAAGTGGAAGGCGAGGCGTTGGCGACCCTGGTGGTCAACACCATCCGCGGCATCGTCAAGGTCGTGGCGGTCAAGGCCCCGGGCTTCGGCGACCGTCGCAAGGCGATGCTGGAAGACATGGCCGTGCTGACCGGCGGCACCGTGATCTCCGAGGAAGTGGGCCTGGCGCTGGAAAAGGCGACCATCAAGGACCTGGGCCGCGCCAAGAAGGTGCAGGTCTCCAAGGAGAACACCACCATCATCGACGGCGCCGGCGACACCTCGGCGATCGAGTCGCGCATCAAGCAGATCAAGGCGCAGATCGAAGAGACCTCTTCGGACTACGACCGCGAGAAGCTGCAGGAGCGCGTGGCCAAGCTGGCCGGCGGCGTGGCGGTGATCAAGGTCGGTGCCTCGACCGAGATCGAGATGAAGGAAAAGAAGGCGCGCGTCGAAGACGCCCTGCACGCGACCCGTGCGGCGGTGGAAGAAGGCGTGGTCCCGGGCGGCGGCGTGGCGCTGGTGCGCGCGCTGAGCGCGATCGGCGAGCTGAAGGGCGCCAATGAAGATCAGACCCACGGCATCCAGATCGCGCTGCGCGCGATGGAAGCGCCGCTGCGCGAGATCGTCACCAACGCCGGCGAAGAGCCGTCCGTGATCCTCAACAAGGTCAAGGAAGGCAGCGGCAACTTCGGCTACAACGCCGCCAACGGCGAGTTCGGCGACATGGTCGAGTTCGGCATCCTGGACCCGACCAAGGTGACCCGTTCGGCGCTGCAGAACGCCGCCTCGATCGCCGGCCTGATGATCACCACCGAAGCGATGGTGGCCGAGGCCCCGAAGAAGGAAGAGCCGGCCGCGCCGGGCGGCATGGGTGGCGGCATGGGCGGCATGGGCGGCATGGATTTCTGA